A stretch of the Vitis riparia cultivar Riparia Gloire de Montpellier isolate 1030 chromosome 13, EGFV_Vit.rip_1.0, whole genome shotgun sequence genome encodes the following:
- the LOC117928071 gene encoding mannose-1-phosphate guanylyltransferase 1 — MKALILVGGFGTRLRPLTLSVPKPLVDFANKPMILHQIEALKAVGVSEVVLAINYQPEVMLNFLKEFEAKLGITITCSQETEPLGTAGPLALARDKLIDDSGEPFFVLNSDVISEYPFKEMIEFHKAHGGEASIMVTKVDEPSKYGVVVMEESIGRVDRFVEKPKLFVGNKINAGIYLLNPSVLDRIELRPTSIEKEVFPKIAAEKKLYAMVLPGFWMDIGQPRDYITGLRLYLDSLRKKSSSKLASGAHIVGNVLVDESAKIGEGCLIGPDVAIGPGCVVEAGVRLSRCTVMRGVRIKKHACISSSIIGWHSTVGQWARVENMTILGEDVHVCDEIYSNGGVVLPHKEIKSSILKPEIVM, encoded by the exons ATGAAGGCACTGATTCTCGTTGGGGGGTTTGGGACACGGTTGAGGCCATTGACACTCAGTGTCCCTAAGCCGCTTGTTGATTTTGCTAACAAACCCATGATCCTGCATCAG ATAGAGGCTCTAAAAGCTGTTGGAGTGAGTGAAGTGGTTTTGGCCATCAATTATCAACCAGAG GTGATGCTGAACTTCCTGAAGGAATTCGAGGCAAAGCTTGGTATCACGATCACATGCTCCCAAGAGACTGAGCCACTAGGCACTGCTGGTCCTCTGGCTCTGGCTAGGGACAAACTGATAGATGATTCTGGTGAGCCATTTTTTGTGCTTAACAGTGATGTTATAAGTGAGTATCCATTCAAAGAAATGATTGAATTCCATAAAGCCCATGGAGGAGAGGCTTCCATTATGGTAACCAAG GTGGATGAACCTTCGAAGTATGGTGTGGTGGTTATGGAAGAATCAATTGGGAGAGTTGATAGATTTGTAGAAAAGCCAAAGCTATTTGTCGGTAACAAGATCAATGCTGGAATTTACTTGTTGAATCCTTCTGTACTAGATCGAATTGAGCTGAGGCCCACCTCAATTGAGAAAGAGGTATTCCCAAAGATTGCAGCAGAGAAGAAGCTATATGCAATGGTCTTACCAGGGTTCTGGATGGACATTGGACAGCCAAGGGACTACATCACAGGCCTGAGACTCTACCTAGACTCCTTGAGAAAGAAGTCTTCTTCTAAATTGGCTTCTGGGGCCCACATCGTTGGAAATGTTCTGGTGGATGAGAGCGCCAAAATTGGAGAAGGATGTCTGATTGGTCCTGATGTTGCCATTGGCCCAGGTTGCGTGGTTGAGGCTGGAGTCAGGCTCTCTCGCTGCACAGTGATGCGTGGAGTACGCATCAAGAAGCATGCATGCATTTCCAGTAGCATCATCGGGTGGCACTCCACTGTTGGCCAGTGGGCTCGTGTGGAGAACATGACCATACTTGGAGAAGATGTTCATGTGTGCGATGAAATCTACAGCAATGGAGGCGTCGTTCTGCCTCACAAAGAGATCAAATCTAGCATCTTGAAGCCAGAGATAGTCATGTGA